Proteins from one Ricinus communis isolate WT05 ecotype wild-type chromosome 9, ASM1957865v1, whole genome shotgun sequence genomic window:
- the LOC8277588 gene encoding probable long-chain-alcohol O-fatty-acyltransferase 1: protein MEGEFKNFIKVWILATTCLCYCYYVASKIPKGVFRLISLLPIFYLFIILPLVLTSFHLGAPTTFFLIWLANFKLLLFSFDQGPLSPASLKLFHFISLTYLPIKLRQNNDPSHTQKHQTAYTTSAPFLPRRVVLPLKVLLVALLFHCYSYKQFLHPYLILALYCLHMYLELEIILAISATPARVLFGFELEPQFNEPYLATSLQDFWGRRWNLMVTSILHPTVYYPVRQFFMGLIGQTWASLPAFVATFVVSGLMHEIIYFYVTRVSPTWEVTWFFIVHGVCVVIEVALKKMAKGRWELDRAISIPLTVVFVGVTAVWLFFPQLTRNRIDDKAIGEYSIFVNLLKQELMCFLSYFFNGIQ from the coding sequence ATGGAAGGAGAGTTCAAGAACTTCATCAAGGTATGGATCTTAGCAACAACATGTTTATGTTATTGTTACTATGTAGCATCAAAAATACCCAAAGGGGTATTTAGGCTCATTTCTCTTCTCCCCATCTTCTACCTCTTCATCATTCTCCCTTTAGTCCTCACCTCCTTCCATCTTGGCGCCCCTACAACCTTCTTCCTCATTTGGCTTGCTAACTTCAAGCTCTTGCTCTTCTCCTTTGATCAAGGACCTCTATCTCCAGCATCACTAAAACTTTTCCATTTCATCTCCTTAACGTATCTTCCCATAAAACTGAGACAAAACAATGACCCATCTCACACACAGAAACACCAAACAGCATACACAACCTCAGCCCCTTTCCTGCCAAGACGGGTTGTATTGCCCCTTAAAGTTTTACTTGTTGCTCTTCTGTTCCATTGCTATAGCTACAAGCAATTCTTGCACCCTTATCTGATCTTAGCTTTGTATTGCCTGCACATGTATCTTGAACTCGAGATAATTTTAGCCATTTCAGCCACCCCGGCCCGAGTCCTTTTTGGGTTCGAACTCGAACCACAATTCAACGAGCCTTACTTGGCTACTTCCTTACAGGACTTTTGGGGCCGCAGGTGGAACCTTATGGTCACCAGTATTCTACACCCTACTGTATACTATCCCGTGCGGCAATTTTTTATGGGTTTAATTGGTCAGACATGGGCATCTTTGCCGGCTTTCGTAGCCACATTTGTCGTTTCGGGTTTGATGCAtgagattatttatttttatgtcacCCGAGTGAGCCCCACGTGGGAGGTGACGTGGTTTTTTATTGTGCATGGAGTATGCGTGGTTATTGAGGTGGCACTGAAGAAGATGGCGAAAGGTAGATGGGAACTGGACCGTGCGATTTCGATTCCATTGACTGTCGTTTTTGTGGGGGTGACTGCCGTTTGGCTGTTTTTCCCTCAGCTAACAAGAAATAGAATAGATGATAAGGCTATAGGAGAGTATTCGATATTTGTAAATCTTTTGAAGCAGGAATTAATgtgctttctttcttatttcttcAATGGAATACAATAA